The Mesorhizobium sp. AR02 genomic interval TTGACAGGCTGCAAAAGCTGCTGTCAATATAAATGGAATTTAATTTCATTTTTTACTGCACCGCGCCGGCGAGACCGGCCCGACAGGCGGACACTCCGCCAGAAAGATCGCCAGCGTGCGCAAGCGAGCGACAAGGGACGAGACGGAACTCGACGGCGATGGCGCACAGCTTTCCTCATCGCTGGTGCGCGGGCTCGGCATCCTGCGCGCCTTCCGGCCGGGCGACACCTCGCTCGGCAACCAGGACATCATCGCGCGCACCGGCCTGCCCAAGGCCACGGTTTCGCGCATCACCTACACGCTGAGCGCTCTCGGCTACCTCCTCTACGACAAGGACCTCGGCCGCTACAGCCTGGGGCCGGCGACGGTGGCGCTCGGCTATTCGGCGCTGAGCTCCAGTGCCGTCGTCCACATCGCCAGGCCGCTGATGCAGCCGCTGGCCGACCTGACAGGGGCGGCGGTGGCGATCGGCACGCGCGACAGCCTCAACATGGTCTATCTCGCCAATTGCCGGTCGGAGAGCCTGGTGACGCTGCGGCTCAACCCAGGCTCCTATTTGCCGATCTGGAAGACTTCGATGGGGCTGGCCTATGCGGCGGGACTTCTGCCGGAAGAACGCGCCAGTCTTGTGCGTACACTGCAAGAGGCAGAGCCCGATAAGGCAGCAATGATCGCGGCGGCGATCGAGGACGCGATCGCCCAGCATGCGCGGATCGGCTATGTCACCTCGTTCGGCGCCTGGCACAGCTATATCCACGCGGTCGGCGTGCCGTTCCGCCCGCGTGACGGCTCGCCGCTGGTCGCCATCACCTGCGGCGGCATCGGCGAGATCATCACCGAGCAACGCGCGCATGCCGAGATTGGCCCCGCGCTGGTGGCGATGGTGGAAGCCCTGCGCCAGCAGCTCGAGGGGACTGCGG includes:
- a CDS encoding IclR family transcriptional regulator; translation: MRKRATRDETELDGDGAQLSSSLVRGLGILRAFRPGDTSLGNQDIIARTGLPKATVSRITYTLSALGYLLYDKDLGRYSLGPATVALGYSALSSSAVVHIARPLMQPLADLTGAAVAIGTRDSLNMVYLANCRSESLVTLRLNPGSYLPIWKTSMGLAYAAGLLPEERASLVRTLQEAEPDKAAMIAAAIEDAIAQHARIGYVTSFGAWHSYIHAVGVPFRPRDGSPLVAITCGGIGEIITEQRAHAEIGPALVAMVEALRQQLEGTAA